The genomic interval gatttggagagtagagatttggagagtagagatttggagagtagagatttggagagtagagatttggagagtagagatttggagagtagagatttggagagtagagatttggagagtagagatttggagatcagAGATTTGGAGATCAGAGATagaattgaatattttggagaaaagagattagagagagagagagattgaatattttggagaattagattgtgatatagtgttggttgtgtatcagaaagtgttgTTATGTACCGTGTTAGTTGTTGTTGGTAGGAGCtttgctatgtcctgtgtttgtgaaattgttaataattattctgtttcatttgttcccaggggggaaggggaaggcactttgggagtgcttaggcaagaggcccgcgggcatacatatacccgtagtatatttactgtctaggcacactaggtaagacctgggcggaccaccccctgtattttggttagggcaccaggtggtgctaagttaggtaagtaagtgggtaggcaggttagataggagagggggagctttgatatttactttctttgctttggttccgtccagccccttttccccatattaccgtgtaaggaaataaatcctagtaaacggtaaattctgcttttgtgtcatccttactcgcacctacagtccatacctcttgcacttcagagagttgagttgtagcagggagttgcgttccctcttctcagaggcgtgcgtaacaaccaATGACTGGATGGCCGCCCAcgacaccatcatcaagtttggcGACGACACGATGGTGGTGGGCCTGATCACCaatgatgatgagacagcctataggaaggtcAGGGacgtggcagtgtggtgccaggacaataacctctccctcaatgtgggcTAGACAAAGGagcttattgtggactacaggaaatggagggccaaacacgcccccattcacatcggcAAGGCTGTAGTTGAGCAGGTccttcggtgtccacatcacataatgtttttattttaccaggtaagctgactgagaacacattttcattacagcaacgacctggggaatagctacaggggagaggggagatgaatgagccaattggaagctggggatgattaggtggtaTGAAGGCcagcttgggaatttagccaggacaccagggttaacaccactGCTCTTACAATAATTGCCaggggatctttagtgaccacagagagtcaggacatcaatttaatgtcccatccgaaagacagcaccctacacaggccaatatccccaatcactgccctggggcattgggataatgtttttagaccagaggaaagggtgcctcctactggccctccaacaccacttccagcagcatctggtctcccatccagggactgaccaggaccaaccctgcttagattcagaagcaagccagcatggtccaaacacaccaacatagtGGCGAAGAGTGCACGGCAACGCCTCTtcaccctcaggaggctgaaaagatatggcatgggccctcagatcctcaaaaagatcTACAActgcattgagagcatcctgactgtctgcatcaccgcttggtatggcaactgctcggcatccgaccgcaaggcactagagaTGGTAGcgcgtaaggcccagtacatcactggggccaagcttcctgccatccaggacctctataccaggcggtgtcagaggaaggccctaaaaattgtcaaagattccagccactcgagttatagactgttctctctgctaccacatggcaaacaGTACCGGAGCactaagtctgggaccaaaaggctcttgaacagctctacccccaagccataagactgctaaatagttagtgtgtagttaaccaaatagctacccagactatctgcattgattctttttgactctatgcacacacactggactctctccacacactcacacatacttacactgacactccaacacatacacacacactggactctccccacacactcacacatactgacactgacactccaatacatacacacacactggactctccccacacactcacacatactgacactgacactccaatacatacacacacacacactggactctctccacacactcacacatactgacactgacactccaatacatacacacacacacactggactctctccacacactcacacatactgacactgacactccaatacatacacacacactggactctccccacacactcacacatactaacactgacactccaatacatacacacacacacacacactggactctctccacacactcacacatactgacactgacactccaatacatacacacacactggactctccccacacactcacacatactgacactgacactccaatacatacacacacactggactctccccacacactcacacatactaacactgacactccaatacatacacacacacacacacactggactctctccacacactcacacatactgacactgacactccaatacatacacacacacacactggactctctccacacactcacacatactgacactgacactccaatacatacacacacactggactctccccacacactcacacatactgacactgacactccaatacatacacacacacacactggactctctccacacactcacacatactgacactgacactccaatacatacacacacacacactggactctccacacactcacacatactgacactgacactccaatacatacacacacacacactggactctctccacacactcacacatactgacactgacactccaatacatacacacacacacactggactctctccacacactcacacatactgacactgacactccaacacatatacacacacacactcactcacacattacATGTGCACACattcgccacacacacacacacacacacacacacacacacacacacacacacacacacacacacacacacacacacacacacacacacacacttccacactCACCACatgcactgctgctactgtctattatctatcctgttgcctagtcactttacccctacctatatgtacatatctacctcaattacctcgtaccccaacACATTGACAAAGTACTGCCACCCCATGTacatagccaagctatcattgctcattgtgtatttattcctcgtgttactatatatatattttctatcATTATTATaatcttttttttgtatttgagatGTTGTGGATCTAAACATGAATGTTGTCTCTTGCTATTTAGAACTTAATTTGTGGTGAACTGTCTATCTGCTGTGAAGATATCTTTACTGAGGCTACTGTTCAAAGCATGCCGTTATGAAAATATTTTCAATAGAGACTCAAACACACCTTCATTGCCAGTCCCCATCTTCCTGTCTGAGATTCTCCACTAATCACTTCAATTACCAAATATTTCCTTTCCGTTCTGAAGCTGTCTTTGAAAAGCTCAAGTAATTTAGTACATACCCATTGGAAAGTGTCCTCACTTGGTCAGTTCTCAAAAAGCTATAATGAATGCAGTATCTGCACTTGAGACCATTCGTGAGAGCTGTGTGCTTATCATATTAATCCAAAGGAAATACTACTAAGTGATTATAGCTGACCACTGAGGAGAATATTGGATGCATTCATGTCCTTCTCGTGTTTTGCCATGCAACACCTACTGTATATTACAGAGGTCAATGCCCTCGTCTTGGTAAGGGCATAACTATGCCAAAGTAAGCCATAACATGCTGACACAAAGGTGCATTATACTATTTCATCTTATTAGAATGGAGCCTTACTGTCACTGGTGATACACTGGTGGATTACTGGCATACTCGGCATTGGTGTTGAGTTTGAGCCAGGAAAACACAGTAGGCTAGACAATGGAACAACAGAAGCCAATCTAGAAGGAAATTACCCAAGAAGACCACACTCCAACAACAAACATACAGACATATCTAATCCATTGATAAAAGACATGTCAAGTGAGCCTGCCCTTTCCAATGGCATTGTTGCCTGACTGATCTCCTAATGGCATTTATTGTCATGCCCCATTTCCACTCGGAATGATGGAATAGGAGTGCAGACATGATGTTCCATGGGGGAACCATGGAGTCTGCATCATGTCAGTGTAATGACAAAACCTGTCCTTACATAGACCCAAGGtgtagacacacatacacacacacacagagggagggaagagaaagCAGAGGAGTTCTTGTCTAGTTATGTGAGCCTCTGCTCCAAGTCCACCTGCATGTGTGCCAGACAGGCTGACACTGTGCACACTGGCTAATGTCACAATGTTCCCATTCATCCATACAATAATCTTTCCCTATCTTGATTTATGTCAATACagttatatatatacatgttttatttaacctttatttaactaggcaagtcagttaagaacaaatttgtatttacaatgacggtctacccccctggccaaaccctcccctaacccggacgacgctggaccaattgtgcgccaccctatgggactcctgaacACAgtcagttgtgacacagcctgtgaAAGAACCAGGgtctgctgcgccactcggtaggCCTAAATCAAGAGAGACTCTTGAAGAAACGAAATACTGTCAAAATTGCTTTGTGCCTCTTGCATAACGATTAAACCCAGGGGGCTAGAATCTATGATATTGCTAGTCTTGGCTGTTGGTTTATTTTTCCTGTTGATAAACCCTCATTGGTCTCTAACTGTTGGCTgcttactgtatgtgactgtggaGAAAGAATCCCCCTGCTATATCTGTCAGTGTATTTCCCATGCTTACCTTCTTCAGTCTGCCACTCCTGGTGCCGAGGAAGGCCACGCTGTAGCCGTTATAGACGTAAGAGATGACCGAGGTCAGCCTGTCCCTGGTCTCAGTGTACACAGTCAGGCCAGATACTAGCTGGGAGCCCCCAAGGGGCTGGTTGATGTCCAGCCCACAGAAGTGATCATCGATAGGCACAGGCTgcagagagggatggggaaagaCGGGGAGAGATGGGTGAGacgacagagagcaagagaaggaGTAAGAAAGCTCAAAAAGACTACTGTAATAATCTTCACATTTGTTACACGCAATTACCATGGTATTCAAGGCAGCGACTTCAAAAGATATTGGGGCTGTTAAATTTGTCAACAATGCCAGGAGAGTGTGTTTGTTGATCATTTTAATTGCTCTTGGCAAACatgaaaacactatgtatttggTGCCGGTTTCTGTGATTTTAAATCGCTTGATCTgacatcacacaaacacacagccccagAGATGTCAGCTTTTGATTTAGCATCAAAGAGGCTCACAAGCTAAGCAGTCCTGCTACAGTACATCTAGCACAACCCACCTCAAACCTCCACTAATGGCCTGTCAGGCAGAATAGAAATCTCACTTTTTAGGGCAACACATTTGTACTTTATTTCTTGCACCTCTCGAGAGAATCTTCTTTCTTCTGCACTGGAACAGTGATGATAGGGGTAAGAGGCAGTAATGTGTGAGAGTTGCTGAATAACAACCTTGATGGATGTCCTTGTTACCTGTTTTTCTGAATGCTGAGATACTCCTATCATACTGactaacagagaaagagagacagagagagaaacagagagagagagaaggctgacTTCAATTTTGGACGTTTGAAAAGGTCCTGAGAACGCCTTCCTCTGCACTCaccaaaatgttttaaataaatgACCCAGCACTGGCGCTTACTCAAGATGCTCGGAAGAGAAGCATGCTGCTCTGACCACTGCGCCACGTAGGGAGAGCCTAAACCTCTGAATGGAATCAAAACCGCATATAAAACTCCTCTGATTAGAATTATAAATGAATCTCCCCCGCTTACTTCTCTGTTGCTCTTGTGGAATATAAAAACGTTGAAGGACTCTGTAACTGGATTTCGGCTACCTTTCGGCCTATCAGCTACTGTTGGTGTAATCAAGGCTGTGGGGTAATCAAAAAGCTTTAAATATTCAATTATCTAAACTGTCACCTTCACTGTCTGAACAATGTGTCTGTATGCCACATCAGAGGAGCCAGTGCTGGTCAGCCCCTGGCTTGCTGGATGCTAATGAAGGGACTGGTTGCAAAGCCCTCTTCAGGTAGCTACAGGTACCTACCGCCTTGGTGCACTGCACATCCTTTCCCAGCAGCCAATGTAGTTCCAGGTTGCCCTCTCCCTGGTAGCAGGATTGCAGGCGCTCTTTGATGCGGGCGTTAATGTCTCGTATGGTAAAGATACACAGGGCTGAGTTGTCCAGGGGCTCATGGTACTGCTTCTGGCCCTTGGTGAACACAGCAAAGATGACGTCATcctgggcactgatgttgagggACCTGGCCAGTACTTTCCCTGCCTTGGACAGGTGGGCGCCCTGTAGGAGTCGATACTCCTCTCTCTTGTGTACACAGCCCACTGGCAGAGACACATAAGAGTGGAACTTCTTGTCCCCTTTGCAGAGGCGTATGATGCGACTTGTGTAGAACAGGTCACCTGGGGAACTGCCAGCAGGCATCCCATTCTCTGGGGTTTCTGGCTGCACGGTCAGGAAGTAGACAAAGTTCCCACTGGCGAAGCCGTAGATGTAGTAGATGTCAAACCGTGGCACCAGAGCTAGCGTGTCAGAGGGGATCTTAATGAGAGAGGATACAAAGTCAGTGTGGAGCTCGTAGTCCAGCATGGCAGATGACTCTGGGTCACGGGGCAGCTTACGACTGGAGATGGTAGGGAAGTAGTCCTGCTTCCCACCCACGGCTGTGCCGATGAACAGGGTGCCGTCCTGGCCCTGAGAGGAGGGCACAATGACCCCATACATGGTGCCTGTTTGGTTGACACTGGAGAGGTAGTGCTCTTTCTTGTGGGTGGGCTCCACCAGGATAAACAGGTCGTCCTGTCGCATTAGTTTACAGACGCCTTGGTAGAGGCTGCCACAGGCCAGCAGGCGGTTGTGGGAGTAGTCTATGAGCAACAGTTTGTTGATGTTGTCAGTGGAGGCCAGGGGCTCAGAGCAGGGCTGCACTATAAGAGGAGGGTAGCAGGCCTTGTTGTCGTACTCAGGTCCTGTGTCATGGGAGACCAGGAGGGTCAGGTTGGCAGATAGCTTGTAGATCCGGTTCACAGCACCAACATAGAGAGCGCCAGTGGTCTTGTGCACAATCAGGTGGTTCAGGGTCCATTCCCTTCTCTCTGACTGGAAGGTGTTGAGGGACTGGGACTGGCCTTGGCACATTGCTTGGGAGATGGGCATCAAGACCAACAGCCACCACGTCAGGGACCATGACTGCCCCTTAGTACCTCCGCTGTAAATGCATCCTATATCCAAACACGTCCCCATCCCCATAGGACTTCTAAGAGATGGCAAGTCCAGACTAAATGTCTAGTGCTGTAGGGCAGGAATGAATAAGACTGTTCTCAGTCAGGCTGCACTCTAGTTGATATCCGCAACAATGGTCTTCACATTATCCTGAAAGAGAAAATAAATGGTTTGTTTTAGACTTGAGATGACCTAGAATACTTTGAATGATTTAGAAACAAATCAAAGGCGTTATAATAAACATTTCATAAATCTTTAGCAAGGACTCATAAAATAGGGTTTTATTCATATAAGGTTTTGGTTCAAATAAATATATGAATAACCTCCCTCCAATTTTACATGGTTGACATTTTAACAAGTGTTTTCCATTATAAAAGACAGGGCTAAGAAGAGATACAGGCCAGAGACAGAACAAAATCACACTGATAAATAGCATCTTGAAATGGTTTCACCATTGTTGTTCCCTCCCACTCTGCTTTCTCAGACACAACATACATCAACAGAACATGTCATTCCAGTAATCACTTCACATGAGCAGTGTAGATCTCCATCCCCATTGCAATCAATACAGAGTGCTAGATTAGCAGGAGAGGTCTCTCTGCTTTCCCTATCTGCAGGGGCTCATTATCTCTCTGTGACGACCAGGGAGGTCTGTAGCCTATTACTTATACAAAGCAGTGACAAAAAGTGACTCTGTGCTTTACATACTGTTTAGACAGCGAATTAAATAGGATCCAAATGTATTAATTATGCTTACATATTTCCAGCTGCCTGTtttctttccttccctccctcttgtTCTCCTAAATGGTTAAATCCTCCAGGAATTAATCACTCTTTCCAGGACGGCTGACATTCCTAAATTAATCAGGCCTTTTGGCGGTGAATCATTAAGGATTCAGAGTCGGACAGCATCAACCCTTTCATTTCCCCTTTTAACTTCATTAGCATATTTTACTTCAACCAGGGGACAAACAATGCCCCTAGAATACTACatggaatggatggatggatggatggatggatggatggatggatggatggatggatggatgagtggattagagaaaggagagtgaaagccttgtaaaaaaaaatctttattcATGACTTTCTTTCTTTTCACAATCTATTCATCATGTGCTGTATGCTTTGAGTTTGCATCtgtctaaataaataaaaatctcacACCGATGAGATGACCTTGTTAGTAAATTTGGACCTGGAGAACAAATTGCACTTTTACCTTTTTTATATGAGTCCTTATTAATCTATGGTAGGGAACATTGATCACAATGAGGTAGAATTGTTGGCTTCATACATGCACTCACTTCATCCCAGTCCATTATAGTAGTAATAAAAGTGCCATGCGAGGAGGAGAGGACTGTAAATTAGGAGCCCACATCTGCGTGCACCCGCTTCTTTTGTCTGAGTCCCAGCAGCTCTAGAGACTTAGCCAAGCTGTCTCTCTAAGGCTGTGGAGCCGCCACACGCCACATGCTCTGCCCTGTCTGATGCCAGACCAATagctctctactgtagcctcacTGCTTCACAGAACATTCAACTTCCCAGTGGAATGGTACGGAAGCCTCTGACCAGCTCAAAGCCTTTAGCTcggagacatttacatttacattttacatttaagtcatttagcagacgctcttatccagagcgacttacaaattggtgcattcacctaatgacatccagtggaacagccactttacaatagtgcatctaaatcttttaagggggggggggggcagaaggattgctttatcctatcctaggtattccttgaagaggtggggtttcaggtgtctccggaaggtggtgattgactccgctgtcctggcgtcgtgagggagtttgttccaccattggggtgccagagcagcgaacagttttgactgggctgagcgggaactgtacttcctcagtggtagggaggcgagcaggccagaggtggatgaacgcagtgcccttgtttgggtgtagggcctgatcagagcctgaaggtactgaggtgccgttcccctcacagctccgtaggcaagcaccatggtcttgtagcggatgcgagcttcaactggaagccagtggagagagcggaggagcggggtgacgtgagagaacttgggaaggttgaacaccagacgggctgcggcgttctggatgagttgtaggggtttgatggcacaggcagggagcccagccaacagcgagttgcagtaatccagacgggagatgacaagtgcctggattaggacctgcgccgcttcctgtgtgaggcagggtcgtactctgcggatgttgtagagcatgaacctacaggaacgggccaccgccttgatgttagttgagaacgacagggtgttgtccaggatcacgccaaggttcttagcgctctgggaggaggacacaatggagttgtcaaccgtgatggcgagatcatggaacgggcagtccttccccgggaggaagagcagctccgtcttgccgaggttcagcttgaggtggtgatccgtcatccacactgatatgtctgccagacatgcagagatgcgattcgccacctggtcatcagaagggggaaaggagaagattagttgtgtgtcgtctgcatagcaatgataggagagaccgtgtgaggttatgacagagccaagtgacttggtgtatagcgagaataggagagggcctagaacagagccctgggggacaccagtggtgagagcgcgtggtgaggagacagattctcgccacgccacctggtaggagcgacctgtcaggtaggacgcaatccaagcgtgggccgcgccggagatgcccaactcggagagggtggagaggaggatctgatggttcacagtatcgaaggcagccgataggtctagaaggatgagagcagaggaaagagagttagctttagcagtgcggagcgcctccgtgatacagagaagagcagtctcagttgagtgactagtcttgaaacctgactgatttggatcaagaaggtcattctgagagagatagcaggagagctggccaaggacggcacgttcaagagttttggagagaaaagaaagaagggatactggtctgtagttattgacatcggagggatcgagtgtaggttttttcagaaggggtgcaactctcgctctcttgaagacggaagggacgtagccagcggtcagggatgagttgatgagcgaggtgaggtaagggagaaggtctccggaaatggtctggagaagagaggaggggatagggtcaagcgggcaggttgttgggcggccggccgtcacaagacgcgagatttcatctggagagagaggagagaaagaggtcaaagcacagggtagggcagtgtgagcagaaccagcggtgtcgtttgacttagcaaacgaggatcggatgtcgtcgaccttcttttcaaaatggttgacgaagtcgtctgcagagagggaggaggggggggggagggggaggaggattcaggagggaggagaaggtggcaaagagcttcctagggttagaggcagatgcttggaatttagagtggtagaaagtggctttagcagcagagacagaagaggaaaatgtagagaggagggagtgaaaggatgccaggtccgcagggaggcgagttttcctccatttccgctcggctgcccggagccctgttctgtgagctcgcaatgagtcgtcgagccacggagcgggaggggaggaccgagccggcctggaggataggggacatagagagtcaaaggatgcagaaagggaggagaggagggttgaggaggcagaatcaggagataggttggagaaggtttgggcagagggaagagatgataggatggaagaggagagagtagcgggggagagagagcgaaggttgggacggcgcgataccatccgagtaggggcagtgtgggaagtgttggatgagagcgagagggaaaaggatacaaggtagtggtcggagacttagaggggagttgcaatgaggttagtggaagaacagcatctagtaaagatgaggtcaagcgtattgcctgccttgtgagtagggggggaaggtgagagggtgaggtcaaaagaggagaggagtggaaagaaggaggcggagaggaatgagtcaaaggtagacatggggaggttaaagtcacccagaactgtgagaggtgagccgtcctcaggaaaggagcttatcaaggcatcaagctcattgatgaactctccaagggaacctggagggcgataaatgataaggatgttaagcttgaaagggctggtaactgtgacagcatggaattcaaaggaggcgatagacagatgggtaaggggagaaagagagaatgaccacttgggagagatgaggatcccggtgccaccaccccgctgaccagaagctctcggggtgtgcgagaacacgagACAATTGCCTTCTCTGTACCAGGTCCCCTTAAGATAGGAAAAAAGATAATTTACCTCAATGAGACTTCCTGTTTagaataaagtttaaataaaaatgGTAATTTGTGTCCTCGCAGTGAACAGCAGTGGCCATGGCTACACTCTATTGCTAACTAATAACAGGGTGTCCGGCAGGgtgtgttgtgtaggagccagggatggagaggacagacagaactGGAGGACTGACACGGTGGTGTCTGGGTTTTCTCCAGCTCCACTCcagcatctcctctccatctgtccctcccTCAAAGACGTCAGGGGGGAAATCACTGGAGTGTCCCTGTTTCCTCTTGTCCCTTTGGCAGGCAGACACTGTGtattctctccctgttctctacaACATACAACATATATCCAATTATATACTCACTCTCAAACTGATGACAATTAtacactgggtgtacaaaacattaggcacacctgctctttccatgacaaagactgaccaggtgaatccaggtgaacgctatgatcccttgtcAATTGTTAAATCCAAAT from Salvelinus fontinalis isolate EN_2023a chromosome 18, ASM2944872v1, whole genome shotgun sequence carries:
- the LOC129815146 gene encoding plexin-A2-like isoform X2, which encodes MGMGTCLDIGCIYSGGTKGQSWSLTWWLLVLMPISQAMCQGQSQSLNTFQSERREWTLNHLIVHKTTGALYVGAVNRIYKLSANLTLLVSHDTGPEYDNKACYPPLIVQPCSEPLASTDNINKLLLIDYSHNRLLACGSLYQGVCKLMRQDDLFILVEPTHKKEHYLSSVNQTGTMYGVIVPSSQGQDGTLFIGTAVGGKQDYFPTISSRKLPRDPESSAMLDYELHTDFVSSLIKIPSDTLALVPRFDIYYIYGFASGNFVYFLTVQPETPENGMPAGSSPGDLFYTSRIIRLCKGDKKFHSYVSLPVGCVHKREEYRLLQGAHLSKAGKVLARSLNISAQDDVIFAVFTKGQKQYHEPLDNSALCIFTIRDINARIKERLQSCYQGEGNLELHWLLGKDVQCTKAPVPIDDHFCGLDINQPLGGSQLVSGLTVYTETRDRLTSVISYVYNGYSVAFLGTRSGRLKKIRVDGPPEGGGQYETLTVMTDGSPILRDMAFTLDRNSLYVMSDSLVTKIPVEACEQYGTCGECLSSEDPHCGWCVLLNMCARRDRCQRAEEPFRFATDIERCVKIIAHPDSIAVSAHSVPLLLEVTWS